In Nymphaea colorata isolate Beijing-Zhang1983 chromosome 5, ASM883128v2, whole genome shotgun sequence, one genomic interval encodes:
- the LOC116254228 gene encoding ATP-dependent RNA helicase DEAH13 isoform X1, with the protein MDGSVDLVEIAAEFIDRCSEKFDDCNALILPRKKKSKSEGTNKDKQNKEELKLSKSQKRKLKQLQDLKEKKVRLAESFHILQKHKIQDDAYGFLYSSGNIGQAETMKEKLRRGMQLSRAGLEVPENVPLLKEREHLHVSYPQSDLNMNIDVVMERHPEQVVQKTCSSLPSNIENAGLKDSSLAEEQQMLNHVNKETGFSSSSSSNLDYASKALPLPEQQQMLIPMNKETGFSSSSSLPQSLSGEELDACKSKENKGCSGGFNRQEDIEPQKSTAVGPFHGQKSFNVRVVRPADVEEKRIDLPIVMMEQEIMEAINAYSTVIICGETGCGKTTQVPQFLYEAGFGSKECLARGGLIGITQPRRVAVLATAKRVAYELGLKLGKEVGFQVRHDKRMGECSSIKFMTDGILLREIQSDFLLKRYSIIVLDEAHERSLNTDILIGILSRIIKLRQELYDDQQQKILSGVHVKPENMIFPLKLVLMSATLKVEDFASNKKLFEVPPPVIEVPTRQFPVTIHFSRKTELVDYVGQAYKKVLQMHRKLPPGGILVFLTGQREVEYFCKKLRKASLLLRKKGCEHRKANVDASSLAVDHTVHDDEAKDISEAFEISERKTNQQMCGLNIYQEEELDDAGSLSDSSELESENMDESEDDDDSSLEDVANQVKTNTLQDVIEDPESVASLRAAFQALTGNAEAVDSKEDTYLSCSPAEEGRAIHHGIKSAVVGPMCVLPLYAMLPAAAQLRVFGDVPEGERLVVVATNVAETSLTIPGIKYVVDSGREKVKNYNHANGMANYEIQWISKASAAQRAGRAGRTGPGYCYRLYSSAIFSNIFPEFSDPEILKTPVEGVLLVMKFMGIDKVANFPFPTPPDSASLLEAERCLKVLEAIDNCGKLTPLGKAMAQYPISPRHSRMLLTVNSQLRKGGFRRANLVLSYAVAAAAALSSLNPFIFQFHPNSESKKDVDQDSNSGTLENSSLRASAKTEVDGSEVPDKQAKLKHKKHKALVKEVREKFSNPCSDALTVAKVLLHFELADNQSDFCTNYLLHFKTMDEMSKLRKQLLRLIFYPVLNSSQQEFSWMHGNIDDVECAWRSFIGESLSLSEEELLGQAICSGWADRVARRIRKVTGVSDERKKVISARYQACMLSETVYLHRTSSVARLAPEFVIYNELVNTSRPYMHGITSIKSEWLVKHAKPLCSFSEPLSDPKPYYEPVSDQVMCWVNTTFGPHLWQLPLHSCPCENQKLCISVFACALLEGKVLPCLKSTQKCLSAAPSSILIPEAAGQKRVGNLLDKLKNGTRFIDTRAMLRESWKKDPNLLYYEIADWFQEKYHNLFEQVWVQMHHEVMLEANQLFPKRKKRVK; encoded by the exons ATGGATGGATCAGTGGACTTAGTAGAAATAGCTGCCGAATTTATTGATAGATG TTCTGAAAAATTTGATGATTGCAATGCACTCATCTTGCccagaaagaaaaaatccaaGTCTGAAGGCACAAACAAG GACAAGCAAAATAAAGAGGAGTTGAAGTTGAGTAAATCACAGAAGAGGAAGTTAAAGCAATTGCAG GatttgaaggagaagaaggtgCGATTAGCAGAAAGTTTTCACATCTTACA AAAGCATAAAATCCAGGATGATGCATATGGCTTTTTGTATTCTTCAGGAAATATTGGGCAG GCAGAAACTATGAAGGAGAAGCTCAGAAGAGGGATGCAACTTTCTAGGGCTGGGTTAGAAGTACCAGAGAATGTTCCTCTTCTCAAGGAGAGAGAACATTTGCATGTCTCGTATCCACAGTCGGATTTAAACATGAACATTGATGTTGTTATGGAAAGACATCCAGAACAAGTTGTACAAAAGACTTGTTCTTCGCTACCATCAAATATAGAGAATGCTGGCTTAAAAGATTCATCTTTGGCAGAAGAACAACAAATGCTGAACCACGTGAATAAAGAAACTGGGTTCTCAAGTTCTTCTTCCTCAAATCTAGATTATGCTAGTAAAGCTTTGCCTTTGCCAGAACAACAACAGATGCTAATCCCTATGAATAAAGAAACTGGGTTCTCAAGTTCTTCTTCCTTGCCTCAGAGTTTGTCTGGTGAAGAGCTTGATGCCTGCAAgagtaaagaaaataaaggttGTTCAGGTGGCTTCAACAGGCAGGAAGATATTGAGCCGCAG AAGAGTACAGCCGTTGGACCTTTTCATGGTCAAAAGTCATTCAACGTGCGTGTTGTGAGACCTGCAGATGTAGAAGAGAAAAGGATTGATCTTCCAATAGTCATGATGGAGCAGGAAATAATGGAAGCTATCAATGCTTACTCTACTGTGATTATTTGTGGCGAGACTGGATGTGGCAAAACTACACAAGTGCCTCAA TTCCTATATGAGGCTGGTTTTGGTTCTAAGGAATGCCTTGCAAGGGGAGGGCTCATTGGCATCACTCAGCCACGCCGGGTTGCAGTTCTTGCCACAGCTAAGCGTGTTGCATATGAATTGGGCCTCAAGTTGGGGAAGGAAGTTGGTTTTCAAGTTAGACATGACAAGCGAATGGGTGAATGTAGCTCCATCAAGTTTATGACTGATGGGATTTTGCTTCGCGAAATTCAG agtgattttcttttaaagaggTATTCCATCATCGTTCTTGATGAAGCTCATGAAAGGAGCTTGAACACAGATATACTGATTGGAATCTTATCCAGGATAATAAAATTGCGTCAG GAACTATATGATGATCAGCAGCAGAAGATTCTTTCTGGAGTCCACGTTAAACCTGAGAACATGATATTTCCTTTGAAACTTGTTCTCATGAGTGCTACTCTGAAGGTGGAAGATTTTGCTTCAAACAAGAAGCTGTTCGAGGTCCCGCCACCAGTTATAGAAGTCCCTACAAGGCAATTTCCTGTAACAATTCACTTTTCAAGGAAGACAGAGTTGGTAGACTATGTAGGCCAAGCTTATAAAAAGGTCTTGCAGATGCACAGGAAATTGCCGCCTGGTGGCATTCTTGTATTTCTAACAGGGCAGAGGGAGGTGGAGTACTTTTGTAAGAAGCTAAGAAAAGCTTCCTTGTTGTTAAGAAAAAAAGGCTGTGAGCATAGAAAGGCCAATGTAGATGCTAGTTCCTTGGCAGTAGATCATACCGTGCATGATGATGAAGCCAAGGATATATCTGAAGCATTCGAGATTtctgaaaggaaaacaaatcaaCAGATGTGCGGGTTGAACATTTATCAGGAAGAGGAGCTTGATGACGCAGGGTCTCTGTCTGATTCCTCTGAACTGGAAAGTGAGAACATGGATGAGagtgaggatgatgatgatagtTCTTTGGAGGATGTTGCTAACCAAGTGAAGACAAATACTTTACAGGATGTTATTGAAGATCCTGAGAGCGTAGCATCACTCAGAGCAGCTTTTCAGGCATTGACTGGTAATGCAGAAGCTGTCGATTCCAAGGAAGATACTTATTTGTCTTGCTCTCCAGCTGAAGAGGGTCGTGCTATCCATCATGGAATAAAGTCTGCAGTTGTGGGTCCTATGTGTGTCCTACCCCTTTATGCCATGTTACCTGCAGCTGCACAGCTCCGTGTATTTGGAGACGTACCTGAGGGTGAGCGGCTTGTGGTGGTTGCTACTAATGTTGCCGAGACCTCATTAACCATTCCTGGAATAAAATATGTAGTTGATTCCGgaagagaaaaagtgaaaaactatAACCATGCGAATGGCATGGCAAATTATGAAATTCAATGGATAAGCAAAGCATCAGCTGCTCAGCGTGCAGGACGAGCTGGAAGAACTGGACCTGGCTACTGCTATCGTCTTTATTCTTCTGCCATTTTCAGTAACATATTTCCTGAGTTTTCAGATCCTGAAATACTAAAAACACCTGTTGAAGGTGTATTACTAGTCATGAAGTTCATGGGTATTGACAAG GTGGCTAATTTCCCATTTCCCACCCCGCCTGACAGTGCTTCACTGTTAGAAGCTGAGCGCTGCTTGAAGGTTCTTGAAGCTATTGATAATTGTGGTAAGCTCACACCCCTTGGAAAGGCCATGGCTCAATATCCTATAAGTCCTCGCCATTCTCGTATGCTGTTGACTGTGAATAGTCAGTTAAGGAAGGGCGGCTTTAGAAGAGCAAATTTAGTTTTGAGTTATGCTGTTGCTGCCGCTGCAGCTTTGAGCTCGCTCAAtcctttcattttccaatttcatccaaacAGTGAGAGTAAAAAGGATGTAGATCAAGATAGCAATAGTGGGACCTTGGAGAATAGTTCTCTTAGGGCCTCTGCAAAGACAGAGGTAGATGGCAGTGAAGTTCCAGATAAACAGGCCAAACTGAAGCATAAAAAACATAAGGCTCTTGTGAAGGAAGTGCGTGAGAAATTCAGTAACCCCTGCAGTGATGCTTTGACGGTGGCTAAGGTGCTGCTGCATTTCGAACTTGCTGATAACCAATCAGATTTCTGCACAAATTATCTTTTGCACTTCAAAACAATGGATGAGATGTCTAAATTGCGAAAGCAACTTCTTAGGCTGATCTTTTATCCGGTCCTGAACAGTTCTCAGCAGGAATTTTCATGGATGCACGGGAACATTGATGATGTGGAATGTGCCTGGAGATCTTTCATTGGTGAGTCTCTTTCATTGAGTGAAGAAGAGCTATTGGGGCAAGCTATATGTTCAGGTTGGGCAGATAGAGTGGCTCGACGCATTAGAAAAGTTACTGGTGTAtctgatgaaaggaaaaaggtaatTTCTGCGAGATATCAAGCTTGCATGCTGAGTGAAACCGTGTACCTTCACCGCACATCATCTGTTGCTAGGTTGGCTCCTGAATTTGTCATATATAATGAACTTGTTAACACTTCTCGACCATATATGCATGGGATCACAAGCATAAAATCTGAGTGGCTTGTTAAGCATGCAAAGCCCTTGTGCAGTTTCTCAGAGCCACTTTCAGACCCTAAGCCTTATTATGAACCTGTGAGCGACCAAGTGATGTGCTGGGTGAACACAACTTTTGGTCCGCACCTTTGGCAGCTTCCACTACATAGTTGTCCATGCGAAAATCAAAAGCTTTGTATTTCTGTGTTTGCTTGTGCTTTGCTTGAAGGAAAAGTGCTCCCGTGCTTAAAATCAACACAAAAGTGCTTGTCTGCTGCTCCATCCAGCATTTTGATTCCAGAAGCTGCAGGGCAGAAAAGGGTAGGGAATCTTCTCGATAAGCTAAAAAATGGTACAAGGTTCATCGATACGCGTGCTATGCTTAGAGAAAGCTGGAAAAAAGATCCCAATTTGCTGTATTATGAGATAGCCGATTGGTTCCAGGAGAAGTACCACAATCTGTTTGAACAAGTTTGGGTACAGATGCATCATGAAGTTATGCTAGAAGCCAATCAGCTcttcccaaaaagaaaaaagagagtgaagtaa
- the LOC116255310 gene encoding uncharacterized protein LOC116255310, with protein MKGGRKNLKRAMGDDLPSLQEGQSIMKVASLRGSNIIEVMDARGDKSLALFPAKFQKSIWIKQGSFVIVDGSGMDKALELGHKVTCIVSQVLFYEQVRALQRSQEWPEVFRTERSEHGPTEDAHPTERQCSSDEDDDLPPLEANLNRVRPSHFYVESDADSDASSD; from the exons ATGAAGGGTGGAAGGAAGAATTTGAAAAGGGCCATGGGGGATGACCTCCCATCCCTTCAAGAGGGGCAGTCCATAATGAAAGTGGCCTCTCTCCGAGGCTCCAATATCATCGAG GTGATGGATGCCAGAGGAGATAAATCACTGGCATTGTTTCCTGCAAAGTTCCAGAAAAGCATTTGGATTAAACAAG GTAGCTTTGTAATTGTTGATGGAAGTGGGATGGACAAGGCACTCGAATTAGGACATAAGGTCACGTGTATTGTCTCACAAGTCCTGTTCTATGAGCAAGTTCGAGCACTTCAAAGATCACAGGAATG GCCAGAAGTATTTCGCACTGAGAGGAGTGAACATGGACCAACAGAGGATGCTCATCCCACAGAAAGACAATGTTCAAGTGATGAGGATGATGACCTTCCTCCACTTGAAGCCAACTTAAACAGAGTCCGGCCATCACATTTTTATGTGGAGTCTGATGCTGATTCTGACGCATCTTCAGATTAA
- the LOC116254228 gene encoding ATP-dependent RNA helicase DEAH13 isoform X2 yields MKEKLRRGMQLSRAGLEVPENVPLLKEREHLHVSYPQSDLNMNIDVVMERHPEQVVQKTCSSLPSNIENAGLKDSSLAEEQQMLNHVNKETGFSSSSSSNLDYASKALPLPEQQQMLIPMNKETGFSSSSSLPQSLSGEELDACKSKENKGCSGGFNRQEDIEPQKSTAVGPFHGQKSFNVRVVRPADVEEKRIDLPIVMMEQEIMEAINAYSTVIICGETGCGKTTQVPQFLYEAGFGSKECLARGGLIGITQPRRVAVLATAKRVAYELGLKLGKEVGFQVRHDKRMGECSSIKFMTDGILLREIQSDFLLKRYSIIVLDEAHERSLNTDILIGILSRIIKLRQELYDDQQQKILSGVHVKPENMIFPLKLVLMSATLKVEDFASNKKLFEVPPPVIEVPTRQFPVTIHFSRKTELVDYVGQAYKKVLQMHRKLPPGGILVFLTGQREVEYFCKKLRKASLLLRKKGCEHRKANVDASSLAVDHTVHDDEAKDISEAFEISERKTNQQMCGLNIYQEEELDDAGSLSDSSELESENMDESEDDDDSSLEDVANQVKTNTLQDVIEDPESVASLRAAFQALTGNAEAVDSKEDTYLSCSPAEEGRAIHHGIKSAVVGPMCVLPLYAMLPAAAQLRVFGDVPEGERLVVVATNVAETSLTIPGIKYVVDSGREKVKNYNHANGMANYEIQWISKASAAQRAGRAGRTGPGYCYRLYSSAIFSNIFPEFSDPEILKTPVEGVLLVMKFMGIDKVANFPFPTPPDSASLLEAERCLKVLEAIDNCGKLTPLGKAMAQYPISPRHSRMLLTVNSQLRKGGFRRANLVLSYAVAAAAALSSLNPFIFQFHPNSESKKDVDQDSNSGTLENSSLRASAKTEVDGSEVPDKQAKLKHKKHKALVKEVREKFSNPCSDALTVAKVLLHFELADNQSDFCTNYLLHFKTMDEMSKLRKQLLRLIFYPVLNSSQQEFSWMHGNIDDVECAWRSFIGESLSLSEEELLGQAICSGWADRVARRIRKVTGVSDERKKVISARYQACMLSETVYLHRTSSVARLAPEFVIYNELVNTSRPYMHGITSIKSEWLVKHAKPLCSFSEPLSDPKPYYEPVSDQVMCWVNTTFGPHLWQLPLHSCPCENQKLCISVFACALLEGKVLPCLKSTQKCLSAAPSSILIPEAAGQKRVGNLLDKLKNGTRFIDTRAMLRESWKKDPNLLYYEIADWFQEKYHNLFEQVWVQMHHEVMLEANQLFPKRKKRVK; encoded by the exons ATGAAGGAGAAGCTCAGAAGAGGGATGCAACTTTCTAGGGCTGGGTTAGAAGTACCAGAGAATGTTCCTCTTCTCAAGGAGAGAGAACATTTGCATGTCTCGTATCCACAGTCGGATTTAAACATGAACATTGATGTTGTTATGGAAAGACATCCAGAACAAGTTGTACAAAAGACTTGTTCTTCGCTACCATCAAATATAGAGAATGCTGGCTTAAAAGATTCATCTTTGGCAGAAGAACAACAAATGCTGAACCACGTGAATAAAGAAACTGGGTTCTCAAGTTCTTCTTCCTCAAATCTAGATTATGCTAGTAAAGCTTTGCCTTTGCCAGAACAACAACAGATGCTAATCCCTATGAATAAAGAAACTGGGTTCTCAAGTTCTTCTTCCTTGCCTCAGAGTTTGTCTGGTGAAGAGCTTGATGCCTGCAAgagtaaagaaaataaaggttGTTCAGGTGGCTTCAACAGGCAGGAAGATATTGAGCCGCAG AAGAGTACAGCCGTTGGACCTTTTCATGGTCAAAAGTCATTCAACGTGCGTGTTGTGAGACCTGCAGATGTAGAAGAGAAAAGGATTGATCTTCCAATAGTCATGATGGAGCAGGAAATAATGGAAGCTATCAATGCTTACTCTACTGTGATTATTTGTGGCGAGACTGGATGTGGCAAAACTACACAAGTGCCTCAA TTCCTATATGAGGCTGGTTTTGGTTCTAAGGAATGCCTTGCAAGGGGAGGGCTCATTGGCATCACTCAGCCACGCCGGGTTGCAGTTCTTGCCACAGCTAAGCGTGTTGCATATGAATTGGGCCTCAAGTTGGGGAAGGAAGTTGGTTTTCAAGTTAGACATGACAAGCGAATGGGTGAATGTAGCTCCATCAAGTTTATGACTGATGGGATTTTGCTTCGCGAAATTCAG agtgattttcttttaaagaggTATTCCATCATCGTTCTTGATGAAGCTCATGAAAGGAGCTTGAACACAGATATACTGATTGGAATCTTATCCAGGATAATAAAATTGCGTCAG GAACTATATGATGATCAGCAGCAGAAGATTCTTTCTGGAGTCCACGTTAAACCTGAGAACATGATATTTCCTTTGAAACTTGTTCTCATGAGTGCTACTCTGAAGGTGGAAGATTTTGCTTCAAACAAGAAGCTGTTCGAGGTCCCGCCACCAGTTATAGAAGTCCCTACAAGGCAATTTCCTGTAACAATTCACTTTTCAAGGAAGACAGAGTTGGTAGACTATGTAGGCCAAGCTTATAAAAAGGTCTTGCAGATGCACAGGAAATTGCCGCCTGGTGGCATTCTTGTATTTCTAACAGGGCAGAGGGAGGTGGAGTACTTTTGTAAGAAGCTAAGAAAAGCTTCCTTGTTGTTAAGAAAAAAAGGCTGTGAGCATAGAAAGGCCAATGTAGATGCTAGTTCCTTGGCAGTAGATCATACCGTGCATGATGATGAAGCCAAGGATATATCTGAAGCATTCGAGATTtctgaaaggaaaacaaatcaaCAGATGTGCGGGTTGAACATTTATCAGGAAGAGGAGCTTGATGACGCAGGGTCTCTGTCTGATTCCTCTGAACTGGAAAGTGAGAACATGGATGAGagtgaggatgatgatgatagtTCTTTGGAGGATGTTGCTAACCAAGTGAAGACAAATACTTTACAGGATGTTATTGAAGATCCTGAGAGCGTAGCATCACTCAGAGCAGCTTTTCAGGCATTGACTGGTAATGCAGAAGCTGTCGATTCCAAGGAAGATACTTATTTGTCTTGCTCTCCAGCTGAAGAGGGTCGTGCTATCCATCATGGAATAAAGTCTGCAGTTGTGGGTCCTATGTGTGTCCTACCCCTTTATGCCATGTTACCTGCAGCTGCACAGCTCCGTGTATTTGGAGACGTACCTGAGGGTGAGCGGCTTGTGGTGGTTGCTACTAATGTTGCCGAGACCTCATTAACCATTCCTGGAATAAAATATGTAGTTGATTCCGgaagagaaaaagtgaaaaactatAACCATGCGAATGGCATGGCAAATTATGAAATTCAATGGATAAGCAAAGCATCAGCTGCTCAGCGTGCAGGACGAGCTGGAAGAACTGGACCTGGCTACTGCTATCGTCTTTATTCTTCTGCCATTTTCAGTAACATATTTCCTGAGTTTTCAGATCCTGAAATACTAAAAACACCTGTTGAAGGTGTATTACTAGTCATGAAGTTCATGGGTATTGACAAG GTGGCTAATTTCCCATTTCCCACCCCGCCTGACAGTGCTTCACTGTTAGAAGCTGAGCGCTGCTTGAAGGTTCTTGAAGCTATTGATAATTGTGGTAAGCTCACACCCCTTGGAAAGGCCATGGCTCAATATCCTATAAGTCCTCGCCATTCTCGTATGCTGTTGACTGTGAATAGTCAGTTAAGGAAGGGCGGCTTTAGAAGAGCAAATTTAGTTTTGAGTTATGCTGTTGCTGCCGCTGCAGCTTTGAGCTCGCTCAAtcctttcattttccaatttcatccaaacAGTGAGAGTAAAAAGGATGTAGATCAAGATAGCAATAGTGGGACCTTGGAGAATAGTTCTCTTAGGGCCTCTGCAAAGACAGAGGTAGATGGCAGTGAAGTTCCAGATAAACAGGCCAAACTGAAGCATAAAAAACATAAGGCTCTTGTGAAGGAAGTGCGTGAGAAATTCAGTAACCCCTGCAGTGATGCTTTGACGGTGGCTAAGGTGCTGCTGCATTTCGAACTTGCTGATAACCAATCAGATTTCTGCACAAATTATCTTTTGCACTTCAAAACAATGGATGAGATGTCTAAATTGCGAAAGCAACTTCTTAGGCTGATCTTTTATCCGGTCCTGAACAGTTCTCAGCAGGAATTTTCATGGATGCACGGGAACATTGATGATGTGGAATGTGCCTGGAGATCTTTCATTGGTGAGTCTCTTTCATTGAGTGAAGAAGAGCTATTGGGGCAAGCTATATGTTCAGGTTGGGCAGATAGAGTGGCTCGACGCATTAGAAAAGTTACTGGTGTAtctgatgaaaggaaaaaggtaatTTCTGCGAGATATCAAGCTTGCATGCTGAGTGAAACCGTGTACCTTCACCGCACATCATCTGTTGCTAGGTTGGCTCCTGAATTTGTCATATATAATGAACTTGTTAACACTTCTCGACCATATATGCATGGGATCACAAGCATAAAATCTGAGTGGCTTGTTAAGCATGCAAAGCCCTTGTGCAGTTTCTCAGAGCCACTTTCAGACCCTAAGCCTTATTATGAACCTGTGAGCGACCAAGTGATGTGCTGGGTGAACACAACTTTTGGTCCGCACCTTTGGCAGCTTCCACTACATAGTTGTCCATGCGAAAATCAAAAGCTTTGTATTTCTGTGTTTGCTTGTGCTTTGCTTGAAGGAAAAGTGCTCCCGTGCTTAAAATCAACACAAAAGTGCTTGTCTGCTGCTCCATCCAGCATTTTGATTCCAGAAGCTGCAGGGCAGAAAAGGGTAGGGAATCTTCTCGATAAGCTAAAAAATGGTACAAGGTTCATCGATACGCGTGCTATGCTTAGAGAAAGCTGGAAAAAAGATCCCAATTTGCTGTATTATGAGATAGCCGATTGGTTCCAGGAGAAGTACCACAATCTGTTTGAACAAGTTTGGGTACAGATGCATCATGAAGTTATGCTAGAAGCCAATCAGCTcttcccaaaaagaaaaaagagagtgaagtaa
- the LOC126410061 gene encoding uncharacterized protein LOC126410061 produces MSDPAWQWCTRVNPKNRLRVKCNYCKQIISGGISRFKHHIAGTHSDVAACNGSQEIPLPAYVKHQCQQLLDAVKASRIEKDMEDAEEGYGDPHEGEESEGEDVQLEQEDVGVSLETTKGKGIMHGGGSSATRKRRGASVSSVSRGRGRSQGRTGGGRVPTMKSSNMSGSIKNFFPNYTAAGAQPEIRIAMQSKDIIEAADETIGRWFYDASIPFNAANSYHYQPIADAIASVGRGYKMPSFHKLRGKILNNIVRDVKTYCDELKLSWKATGCSVMADGWTDIKNRTLVNFLVYCPLGTMFLKSVDLSDTPNTADVLFGIFDKVIEEVGPENVVQFITDNAANYKAAGEMLAARYGTFYWSPCAAHCVNLMLQDLGERDDMKLTVHRCQEITKFIYNHAYVLNLMRKFTNGAELIRPAQTRFATNVLTVQGIVKQRTSLRQMFSNDDWAAYPHAYKRKATTVVDTIFDVDFWESCVHLLKICVPLVKVLRLVDSEDRPSIGYLYESMNRAKEAIRDNMKGKKKLYMPIWKIIDERWSGQLHRPLHAAAYYLNPAIRYLPTFKKDREVEYGMLDCIDVLVSDSKEQDAIHMSINKYDTASDTMARDTAVRCRTTMRPDLWWERFGPDCPELRKLAIRILSQTCSATGCERNWSVFQHIHSKKRNRLEHKRLNDLVYVRYNMKLRQRQLETTSTRKHHNQYDPIFIDHFDILDSWVEEEPAAILDEDDLDFLNVEGAVEIVEEGEVGGSNGMLVTFHLQQRE; encoded by the exons atgtcggatcctgcatggcagtggtgtacaagggtgaatcccaaaaatagattaagagttaagtgcaattattgtaagcaaatcatatcaggagggatttctcgctttaaacaccatatagctggtacacacagcgatgtggctgcctgcaatggctcccaagagatcccattgccagcgtatgtaaagcaccagtgtcagcaacttcttgatgcagtgaaagcaagtaggattgaaaaggacatggaagatgcggaggaaggatatggggacccacatgaaggagaagaaagtgaaggtgaagatgttcaacttgaacaagaagatgttggtgtcagtttggaaacaactaaagggaaaggcatcatgcatggtggtggttcttctgcaaccagaaaaagaagaggtgcaagtgtaagttcagtttcacgaggacgtggcagaagtcagggtcgtactggtggtggtagagtacctactatgaagtcgagcaatatgtctggttcgatcaagaatttttttcccaattatactgctgctggtgctcagcctgagattcgtatagccatgcaatcaaaggatattattgaagcagcagatgaaaccataggaaggtggttctatgatgcatccattcccttcaatgcagcaaactcttatcattatcagcctatagcagatgcgattgctagtgtagggcgaggatataaaatgccctcttttcataaattgcgaggtaaaattctcaacaatatagttagagatgtgaagacatattgtgatgaactaaaattgagctggaaagctacaggatgcagtgtaatggcagatgggtggacagacatcaagaacagaacattggtaaacttccttgtatattgccctcttggtactatgttcttaaaatctgttgatttgtctgatactcctaatactgctgatgtgttgtttgggatttttgataaagttatagaagaagttgggcctgaaaatgtcgtacaatttatcactgataatgcagcaaattataaagctgcaggtgaaatgttagcagcacgatatgggacattttattggagtccatgtgctgctcactgtgtaaatcttatgcttcaggatcttggtgaaagggatgatatgaagttgacagttcacagatgccaagaaatcacgaagtttatttacaatcatgcttatgtcttgaatttgatgaggaaattcacaaatggggctgaattgattcgacctgcacaaacacggtttgctacaaatgttttgactgtgcagggtatagtcaagcaaagaacttctctcaggcagatgttttcaaatgatgattgggctgcatatccacatgcctataaaagaaaggctacgacagttgtggataccatcttcgatgttgacttttgggaatcatgtgtgcacttattgaagatttgtgtacctctagtgaaagtcctcagattagttgatagtgaagatagaccttctattggatatttatacgagtctatgaatagagccaaggaggccattagagataatatgaagggaaaaaagaagttgtacatgcctatatggaagattatagatgaaaggtggtctggacaacttcatcgcccacttcatgcagcagcctactacctaaatcctgctattagatatcttcccacttttaagaaggacagagaggtcgagtatggcatgttggattgcatTGATGTGTTAGTAAGTGAcagtaaagaacaagacgctatccatatgtcgatcaacaaatatgatacggcttctgataccatggcgagagacacagcagttcgatgcaggacaactatgcgtccag atttgtggtgggaaaggtttgggcctgattgcccagaattaaggaagcttgcaattagaatcctcagtcaaacatgtagtgcaactggatgtgaaagaaattggagtgtatttcaacacatccatagtaagaagaggaataggctggaacataaaaggttgaatgaccttgtttatgttcgttataatatgaagttgagacaaag gcaactagaaacaacatctacgaggaagcatcacaatcaatatgatcctatcttcattgaccattttgatatattagattcttgggttgaagaagaaccagctgcaatacttgatgaggacgatcttgattttttgaatgttgaaggagcagtagagattgttgaagaaggagaggttggggggagcaatggaatgttggtgacattccatttgcaacagagggaatag